The stretch of DNA CCACGCCGAGCTGCTTCCGTTAGTTGTGCTCCCGAAGAAATTAGGGGGTTTTTCAATTCACCACCCGCCCAAGTTGTCCAAGCCCACCCCCCGCTTCTTCAGACACCGGAGGACAGAGCGGCTCAGGGCTgccgaggggcagggagagggcccgAGTGCTCACCGTGGTCGTTGTTTCGCTGCAAGTGATCGATCATGAACTGGATGGGATCCTTGGGCTGGTGGATCAGAAGTTGCTCCAGCAAGTTCTGTGGGTGCAGGGCAGACACCCAGGTAGTTAACACCTTCAGCGGCACCCACAGCCCCCCGCTCAGGTGGCCCGGCACCCTGGTCACCAGGGATAAAGGACAGGAGGCCTGATCTCGCCACTGCACCCACCAAAATGCCTTCCCCtgggacccagcccctgccctgatgGCAGCTGCTTGGGTCCACGTGAGCAGacatgagggaggggctgtgtgggtgctgctgggggggggggaggcatcgGCGGGGCTGCGCCCCAGCTCAGTCAGGCTCAGGGCCCCCCTGCCTCGTCCCCTTGTGCTTTGCAGGCCCTTCTCTGCTCTCGTGTGCGTGAGCCTAGGCCAGGGCTGCTCCCTCAGCTTGGAACAGGCGCCCTCGGCCCTCAGGTCAGCAAATGTGCCTTCCTGACCATTCGCTCCTGCAGCCCCATGTGTCCCGTCATGGCCCCACCCTGTCCAGCGCCAGGCAGTCACAGTGCCCAAGCACATGtgggctggggggcatggccatcgCTGCTACTGAAGTCCTTCCAGAGTGGGACAGAGTATTTAGCTGCCAAGAACCTACACAGTCCCAGGACAGctggcccctctctctctccccctcccccgtgctcCACTCCTCTGTCCGTTACTTTCCCAAGGAAGCACAGGCTTGCTGGAGAGATGGAGACTCGGGCTCATAGTCCGAGCGCTGCTCTCCTGTGCGCAGGTCGAGGTTCGATGACCACAGGCCTCGCGGTGGTGCCCGTGGGGGTGGCAGACGCAGCGGAGCAGACACATGGTCTGGGCACGGGCTCAGTGGCCCTTTGGCCCTCGGAGTCGGTGTGGCTGGATCTCCAGCAGGTGCAGGAGGGTCACCCGCAGCACACGCTGGGGACTAAGGTCACACGGGGAGGGGGCCCGTCAAGGCGGGCACCCAGGAGGAGCTTGGGAGCAGCCAGGAGCTCCTGGCactgaggaggaggcaggtgggaagCGCTGCAGTCCCAGGAGGCGGCCATctcggggcaggggcaggggcaggggcatgggcaggggcaggggcacgcCACTGTGAGCTCGGACACCCCAGCTCAGAAACCACCACTGCACGGGCCCTTGGAAATCACCCCTGCCAACCCCGCCTTCCACAGCCgggggagagaaaaggaagggactGCTCCAGGCCACCCAGCCGGCTGGCGCAGAGCCAGGAGCCAGCCCCGGTCAGGCTGCCCCGCCCCTTTTCTGCCCCTGGGTCCGCGGGGTCGGGTGTCTCCAGATCGCGGGATCCCTCGGGGTCACGGCGGCACAGGAGTCAGATACCGCAAGTTAGGAAACCTCGTGAGTAACAAACgtggccccccaccccgccgccggGCCGCCGGCGCGCCCCCTGGTCCCGCGACAGAGGTCCCCCGGCCGCCGCCAGGGTCACCTGCATCATCTCGAAGATGTGGTGCGTCTCCCCGTACTGGGGCATTTCCGGGGGGATGCGGTGCGGGGCGGTGGTCGCGTCCATGCTGCCGCGTCCGCCGCTCCCTAAGGACCACCGTTGCTAAGGGAGCCGCCTCCTGACGTCATCCGCGCGCCGCTCCCTAGTGACCGCCGTCGCTAGGGACGCTGCAACGTCATCGGCGCGCGCCGCGGGCTGGACCCGCGCTCCAGGGCAGGTGCTTCCCCCGCCCGGCCGCGCCCTCCCATCTGCGCGTGTCAGCGGGCCCCTCCGGTCGCTTCCAGCTGTGGCCTCCGAGGCCCAGAGGTGCGCCCGGGGGACCCCCCGGTGCTGAGACCCGGGCCACACCCCGAGGGCAGAAGCGGGTCCTGCTTCTGGTTCCGGGTTCTGAGCTCTGCGCTCAGCTGTGGTGTCTGTGCACATTATGAACCCAAGCGGATCCTACGCTCCCGGGCCCGGGCGTTAggctctctggcctcagtttccccatctttaaaatggagagacGAGGAAGGGGAGGGTGTTTGAAGAGGGAAGAGAGTCCATAGGGCCGACTGGAGGGCCAAGGTCCCCGCTGGAAACCCCCCGCCCAACTCGCAGCTTCTGAGCCCTGGAGACCCCGCCGCCCGCtccggaggcggggcggggaggccacGTGACCCGATTGCTATGGCACCCGCGGTAACAATCTGGCCGGGGCCCCGCCCCTTCTCACTGCGCCCTCCCCACCCTACACCCCACGACCTCCACGCCCTGGGAAGGGCCTCCCGCTTCTCCCGGGCCCCAGGCACCCACGGAGGCACTCCAGCTTCGGGGCGTTCTGAGTGGAGGCCGCTGTCGACAAGCAAAGGCTAAAGCGCCAGGTTCGGAAAccggggagggtgcaggggacCGCCGCCCCGGAGCGGGAGGGGTGCGGCGCCCTGGGGGTCGCGTCCATCCCAGTGGGCGGGACCTGATTGGGAGCTCGAGCTCTTGCTGCGGCTCTTAGCGGGGCTGCCGTGTCTGAGCTCTGCGCTCAGCCCGGGTGTGTGCCATTGTGGAGAGGGCGTGTGGCCAGTCCACCCGGATTGCCCAGGGTTCAAATCCCGCGTGCACTCTTACCGCTGTGGGACCTGCCCTGTGCCTCGCTTTCCTTCCCTGTGaagtgggggtgcgggaaggacCCCAGGAGCTAATATATCTGAAGTGTTAGACAGTAACTGGCATCTAGTCAGGGCACACTACAGGGGCCACTGTGAGCATCATCTCACCGCATCCTTGCACCAACCCTGAGGAATGGGTACCCgcattcccattttacacacGAGACTTGGAGGGTGGGAATGGCGCAAAGTCGAtggctgtgtgatttggggcaagtcaTTTCCCCTTCCTGGGCACAGAGCATTCGAACCCAAAAGCCCCTTGCAGAGCCTCCAACCCAAATCCCCTCGTATGATAgctgggtaaactgaggcccagaaagggggCCGTCGTCGGCCAAGGTCACTTGTTCatccagggcagagccagggctggaacTCGGTGTCCCGCCTCCTAGCCAAAGCCTTTGCCACCAGTCACCGGCCCGAGAACCGGGAAGGGCTGAGTCCCGCCTCCCGGTCAGAACAGCTTCCTCAAAGCCTGCAGACCTCGGGGGGCTTGTCAAACCCAACTGCAGAGACACCGGGGAAGAAAAGGCAGCCGCCCCCGAGCGAAGGTGgcgggaaccaagcctgcaattTGCGCGGAGAGGTTGGGTTTGCTTCCTGGACATCTCTGAGATGGCGTGCCTTCCTCATTTATTTGAAGCCCTAGGCGCTTTTCCTGCCTCGGTGTAATCTTCCTTAGCAGCCtgggaaaatacaaatcaattaCAGCCGGAAACCTATGGGGTAATCATTttttcctcccgcctcccccagaCCGAGGGTGTCTGCACCCCGTGCCTCTCATCCCAGCTAATTTGGCGGCAGCGACGCGCGTTGCGGGGACGATCACTTCGGATAGCTTATTACAGCTCCTCCCGCCACACTCCTGGCGCGCGTGTCACCAGCCGCCAGGATCAAGAACCCCGCCAGCTTTTCTCTCGGGGGCTCTTGGGGCCACCAGCCCAGGCAGTGCTGTATCCCCGGAGGCCGTGGCCGCCCCGGGGGAGTGGCAGGGAGCCAGGCCTCACTGCTCTGGAAGGAGGAGCAGAGAACAGTGATGGGAGTGGGAGCAAGGCCCAGGGGTCCAGCTAGTGCGTGACCCCTGGGAGGGCTCAGGCAGCACTTCAGGCCCTGGgtgtccccccccacacacacacacacacacacacccccacacacacacacccccacacacacacccacccacacccccccacacacacacacccccacacacacacccccccacacacacacacacacacacacacacacacacacacacatccacacacatacacacacacacacacacacacacacacacaccacacacccccacacacacacacacaccccacacacccacacacacacaccccacacacactccacaccccacacacacacaccccacacccccccacacacacacacacacccacagtcACTCTGAGGCCGGGCACGTTGGTCTCTGTGGAccatctcagaggggaggagggagacatcGAAGTTAAGAGCCCAGACTTTATAAAgtcaggcagagggtggggggatTCTGGCGTGACCTCAGCTTCATCATCTGCCAGGGGGCATGACTGGGGTGCCCTGTTCACAGGGCCGTGGGGAGGACTTGAGGTTGGGCGTGTCCAGGGTTCTGGAGCCCCACCAAGCAGCCCGGGGCCCCGGAGGATCAGGGCGAGCCACCCAGGCTCTGCTTAAGGCCCGGGCACCTGCACACGCCCCTGGGCAGGCGGTGTAGCCCTGGTTCccgacaccccctcccctccccggcgtCTCCTCGTTAGCTGCGCCCTGACCTAAACCACTCTCCACTCCCTGatccttcctgcccacccccgcACGCTAGGCCGGGCCTGGTGAGCCTGAGGCCAGGGGAGGCACCACAGTAACCGGGGGTCTGCCTCCAGGTGTGGGTGCAGGTGTCTGCGGGATGCGGCAGGCGGTCAGCACACAGGGGGCCCCCACTGCCGGCTCCCCACTGCCGGCTCCCCACCTGTGCCGCTCGGATGGGGCGGTGctgaggggggaggaggtggcctggccctgggccgcCGGTCCCCAGCGAGCCGCCGGTCCCCAGCGAGCCGCGCGGCTCTGTTGGCAAACACGGGCACCATGGCTCCCGGGCAGATCGGCCGCTGCCGGGGAAGTGCGCTCGTTAAACTAGCACTTTCAGCGGACCCACCCGGTTTACGGGGCGCAATGGTCAGGGCCCCCTCTGGCGCGGCTCCTTGACGGCGACCTGGCTGCggtcccgcccccgcccagggcttggccgcctcccagcctcccggtTCTCTGGTTCACTGCCCCCATCCTCTCCGACGGAGGCCATCTTCTGTCTGTTCTTGCGTTTCCTTTCATCAGGACGCCATCTCCTCTTGCCCCAGAGATGCCCTccctggcgccagccctgctctggGCTCAGGTGCTGAGGGCCACAcagcacacccccctcccccccagctccaaCCTGCTCTCACGCCTCTCCTGGGACCTGCCCGGAGGCCTGGACTGTGTCCTCCTGACCCGTCCTTCCCTGCAGCATCTCGCTGGGACCCGCCTCCGGCCTAGCCTCTGACCCTGCTCACGTGGGGCGCGtccaggcctgggctccaggtgtGCTGGGACCCCAGATGCCGGGGCAGCTTCGAGGATGCAGCTCGACCTGCAGGCAGCCTGGAGCCTGGGGGagcgggagaggggggggggaggcggggcaggggtcTGTGGAGCAAGTTTGCTGTGACATCCTGGGTGTcagtatccccccccccccacccccggaagTGAGGGGAGTTGATCTGCTGAGGCCCCTTCCAACTCTGACATCCCACAAGCCGTGGACCGGCGCATGCTGCATGTGCTCAGCAAAATTATGATGCCACGGAGGGCAGcacccacccacagcctctctgCTCCCGGAGCAGATTGCCAGGGACCAAGCGAGCCCTcccctcccattcccttcccaatcggggaggcaggggaggggccagcagggaggtcagggcctgccccccgcccagagctgggaagtctccgcagggctggccccgcccctgcctggcccaaCGCAAAGAATCCCGCCAAAGGCAGTGGCAGATGTTTTAAAACAGTTCGGTCCGAGCTGCTGGGCTCAGATTTCACAcgctggggcacatgccccgatcCCAGCTTTTGCTGACACCACGGGGAGGCattggaggctgtgtgtgcacgtgtgtatgtttgtgtgcatgcgtgagtgtgtgtgtgtgcccgcatgtgtatgtctgtgtgtgaaACTCAGTCTGGACAGACACTCTCGTCCTCAGGGAGGGAAGAAAGTCACATTTCATGGCAAAGGCTGTGTCCTTGCGAGATCCACGGGCTTGGGCCGGGCCCAGCTCTCTCGTGGAGGGgctcgctcccttctctgcaaaatgggggtgaCAGCAGCCCCTGCCCCGCAGGATGTGGGAGCCCCGTGAGTGCCCCTGCAGCCCGGCCCTCAGCGCTCGCTCTTCCTCCCAGACTCCCGCCGCCGGAGGGAGCCGGAGGACCATGAACGAGGCGAAGGAGGCCCTGCGGAGCATCGAGCAGAAGTACAagctgttccagcagcagcagTTCACCTTCGTGGCGGCGCTGGAGCACTGCCGGGAGAACGCCCACGACAAGATCCGGCCCATCGCCAGCATCGAGCAGGTGGCCCTCcggcgggcgcgggcggggcgggctgggaCCTGGGCACCTGCCAGGCCCAGAGATTCCTGGGCAGCACCGGGCCCGGCCCTGGCTTGAACCCTGAAAAGCACTGAGGCCGAGAGAGGGGAAGCGGGTGCCAGCATCAGGACTGGGGTCCTGGCTGCCGGGACGAGCCTCAGGTGTGGGGCGACGGGAACCAAGTGGAAAATGTGGGCTAAGGACCAGCAGCCAGGGCCCCGTCCCGCTCTGCCCAGGCCTCCTCTGTGACCGGGGCCAGCGAcccgcctctctgggcctccgtttctgAGCTGGCCCTCGGAACACGCCCAGCCCGTGTCCGAGCGTCTGCAGCCCGGGCCGGGACCCGGATGTACTGAGGGACAGACACGGAGGTTCCCGCTGCCGGCTCCACTGCGGACTGAGCACGGGGCGTTTCCATTTAACCCGTGTCCCCCGTGTGTGTGGACTGGCGGGCCTCGGGGCCTCGGCACCCAGTGAGCTCCGGGAAGTTATGGCTTGAGCCTCGGTGTCAGGAACACACACCCAGACCCTCCATCCCATCCATCCCTCCCCCATGGAGAACAGCACCCCCTACTGGCAGCACCCCTTAAAACAGCTTCCCCCctaatttttgtaaatatttctcccGGTTTTTAACGGGAAAAAACCTAACCCTGCGGAAAATGAACACACTCATGACCTAGACCAGGGGTGCGGAACTGGCCGAGGAGGCCGAGAAAccctttggtctggccctgccaaggccttcGGGGTGAGTTAAGGAAACTATGGCCAAACAGAGCAAACAGAGCAGGCTCGTTTTAAAGCTGATCATTTTGCATCACCCGCGAACGACGTGATAAACctccacatggcccttggcaggaaaaaggttcccacccctggcCTAGACACACCAACCTGCAATGCTCAGCCGGGCCTGGGGGCCTCCGGTACACAGCCTGTCCCCACGTCCTTCCAGCCCACCCCTCAAAGGCCCGCCATCCCGGGCACCGGGCAGGCTTTCCGTCAGCGGAGGAGCACCGGAGACTCACCTGGGCTTGGGCTCAGCGGAGGCTTTTGGTAAAAGTGGCCCCACAATCGGACCCTCCACCTGACGTGTGGGCTCCCCACCCTCAGCCCGCCCTCCACGgggtagacacacacacagcggGCGGCCAGGGAGATGGTCCGCTCCCTGATCCTCCGCCATGGCCCCCGCCCACCACTCTGGGGCAGGTGCGGGCAGGTGCgcgggcctgggctgtgggcgtcAGAGCCTGAGCGCCGGCACAGCTCCCGCACTTGGGAAGGACTTCGGGTCGGTTGGGAAGACACCCTCGAGCAGCAGCAGGAAACCCGGGTCTAGGCCGAGAACTCTGTGGGTGCTGGGCGGTGGGGATGCCCCTTCCCAGGGGCCGTGGAGAGTGGGGGAACCATTTGATGAGAACTGGGCAGGGAGTCCCACCTGGACGGAGCCGGTTCTTCCCGGcgttggggggccgggggggttcCCTAGTCCGCGTCTGCTCAGTCCGTCTGGGCTTGGGCTGCAGTGTGCCTCCTTCGGGACCGTCCGTGGGGAGGTGGCCAGCTTCCCCCGCGGCGGGTCATCTCCCAGCTCCGCTGCCTTGGACACGGGACAGACCGCGAGGGGTGTCAGCCGGGTGCCCGCCCAGCAGCCCCGAGGGGGACTGTGGCGTGAACAGCCGGGGCCAGCCCTCGGCTTTGGGCGCCGGCTTAGGTcacggggcctggggaggccggGCTCAGCCCTGGGGCGGGCGCCTGCCTCAGCTCTCCCAGCCTCCACCGCTCAGCTGTTCAGTGAGGACGTGAAAGCTACCAGGTGTGCGTTCGGTGAGCAGGAAGCGAAACTGCGCCTGGGCCCTCAAGGAAGCCAGCTCCTTTCCAATGCCACATGTCGCTGCCTCTCCCCGTGGCTCTGGGAGCGGGAGGGCCCGAGGGGCTGCTGGATGCTTGTCTCGTAGAGCAGGGACCAGGCTCCTGCCTGCAGCTGGCTCAccgccctgccctgcagccccggctcctgccgccctcacccccctgcagCCGGGCCGGCTCCTGCCCACCGGCTCACGGTGCTGCCCTGCAGGTGCAGAGCTACATGGAGCACTACTGTACCAACTCCACAGACCGCCGCATCCTGCTCATGTTCCTGGACATCTGCACGGAGCTGAGCAGGCTCTGCCAGCGCTTCGAGACCCTGCACGCCGGCACCCCGGTCACCAACAACTTCCTGGACAAATGCAAGACCTTAGTGAGCCAGAGCAACGACCTGAGCAGCCTGAGAGCAAAGTAGGTCCCTCGGGTCCTGGTGCCGAGGCCTGGGTGTGCGCCGTGGGCGGGgccggtggggcggggcgggacggggAGGGGGGCCTCTGAGTCTGAAGTGGAAATCCGAGGCCCTCATTCTGAGCCCCGGGACCCACCGCCCGGGACCCACATCCTCAGGGAGCTGCTGAGAGGCTCGGGCAGGAGGGTCCAGGGGACAGTGTGGTTTGCAGCTATTAGAGCAggtcccacagcccctcctccaggtCCTACTAACTCCTCCACACCAGGACTACCTGGGGCTCGGGGTCCCCAAACCTGCTGACCCACAGCATCCGGAACAGGGAGCCCCACCCAGTGCGTGCACAGGACTAACACCCCCCCAGGCGATGCGGAGGGAGGTCAGGCTCAAACGCCCTGCCCGCGGGCAGGCAGTCGCTTGCCACCGTGCGGGGAGTCCCCGCAGCGGGGGCTCACGGCCCCCTTGGCCCGGCAGGTACCCCCACGACGTGGTGAACCACCTGAGCTGTGACGAGGCCAGGAACCACTACGGGGGCGTGGTCAGCCTCATCCCCATCATCCTGGACCTGATGAAAGAATGGATCGCCCACTCGGAGAAGCTGCCCCGCAAAGCGCTGCAGCACGTGAGTGGGCCCGCCTCGCCGGGACCCCCCGCGGCCCCTGTGCCTTCTGCCCGGGCCACAGGCACCCGGGCCCGCGTTACAGAACACCCCTGTAGGCAACTTACAAAAGGCAGCCTCAAACccgggggtgcaggccaggggtGCTCAAAACCCCCCTGGAGACCCCCTGGTGGGAAACTGTAACCCAGAGCCAGTGAcctcaccccgccccgccccggcccggccccggccgaGGGGTGCTGTCACTAAACTCAGTGTCTAGTGGTCGCCCCCTTTTCACTGGCACTCACAGTCCCTGCCACTCAGTAACCCCAAGGGGGTTGcccaatatatagggtgtccccaaaaatgtatacacactttaaaaatatatatatatatatttttattgatttcagagaagggagggggagagagaaacatcaatgatgagagagaatcattgatcagctgcctcctgcacgccccccactggggatcgaacctgcaacccaggcctgtgccctcgaccagaatcgaacctcctggttcctaggtcggcactcaaccactgagccacaccggaggGGCTGCACACACACTTTACCAGCTGATTGCTCAATGGAGGTTTATTTCCTTTCAGATGTAAGCCATTGGGATGAATACTTATgcgaagtgtgtatacattttgggggacacctgtaTTATCGAGACCCTTGCCCCCTCCCTTGCTTTCACTTCTAACTTTCCCTCCCCTTGGAGGGCAGGCCCCGTGCCGTGAAGAGAAGCCCCACTTGGAGTGGTGGGTGGGGGTCCCGGGGAGGCTGGGAAACAGCCAGGGCTCTGGCGCCCGCACTCCCTCGGCCAGCCCCCCGGCTGCCGGTCCAGCTGAGCTGTCCGCCGAGCTGAGCTGAGCGCCCGGCCTCTGGACCACAGCGCAGAGGGGACGAGCCGCCTCCCCTGCCTGGGAGCGGGAGGCCGGACCTCGGCCGCTGCAGGACGGCGCTGGTCCTCACCCCGAGGCCCTGACGGCGGGCCTTTCCTCCGCAGGGGGCGACCTAGCGTCTGTGCTCTTGCTTCctcggggctgcggggctgcggcaAGAATAAAAGTGTTCCTCCCCACGCGCCTGCTGCCTCCCGGGTTTGTCCCTAAAGGAAGCCGCCTCTATCCCGAGACGCAGGGGCCGCGCCGCCCTGTGTTCGAGACCCGCCTCCGGCAGGACGCCCGTGCTCGCCGGACAGAATGAAAAGCTGCCCGAGTCTTCGTCTCAGGGCGCTGCTGCCACCATTAAAACTCAGAGCAGCCTGCCCAGGGCAGCGGTGGAGGCACCCCGAAGACAGGGCTTTCCCGGTCCGGTCCCAGCTCGTCCCCAGGAAGAGATGGGAAGGCCAGGGCCAACCTACCAGGTTTATAGGCAGTTttcgcctcctccccgcccccaggtgcagggcccgcctcctccccgcccccaggcccgcctcctccccgcccccagccccagggcccgcctcctccccgcccccaggtacagggcccgcctcctccccgcccccaggtacAGGGCCCGCCTCCTCCacgcccgcctcctccccgcccccaggtacagggcccgccccctccccgcccccagccccaaggcccgcctcctcccagccccaaggcccgcctcctccccgcccccagccccaaggcccccctcctcccagccccaaggcccgcctcctccccgcccccaggtacagggcccccctcctcccacgcccccaggggcagggagggtgtgGCAGGCCAGCTGGACAGGTTCAGTGTCACTGGACTCCACAAAGGGCTGCATTAAGCCCACTGTGCCAGC from Eptesicus fuscus isolate TK198812 chromosome 15, DD_ASM_mEF_20220401, whole genome shotgun sequence encodes:
- the SPACA9 gene encoding sperm acrosome-associated protein 9 isoform X2 → MNEAKEALRSIEQKYKLFQQQQFTFVAALEHCRENAHDKIRPIASIEQVQSYMEHYCTNSTDRRILLMFLDICTELSRLCQRFETLHAGTPVTNNFLDKCKTLVSQSNDLSSLRAKYPHDVVNHLSCDEARNHYGGVVSLIPIILDLMKEWIAHSEKLPRKALQHGAT
- the SPACA9 gene encoding sperm acrosome-associated protein 9 isoform X3 — translated: MNEAKEALRSIEQKYKLFQQQQFTFVAALEHCRENAHDKIRPIASIEQSYMEHYCTNSTDRRILLMFLDICTELSRLCQRFETLHAGTPVTNNFLDKCKTLVSQSNDLSSLRAKYPHDVVNHLSCDEARNHYGGVVSLIPIILDLMKEWIAHSEKLPRKALQHGAT
- the SPACA9 gene encoding sperm acrosome-associated protein 9 isoform X1, which codes for MNEAKEALRSIEQKYKLFQQQQFTFVAALEHCRENAHDKIRPIASIEQVQSYMEHYCTNSTDRRILLMFLDICTELSRLCQRFETLHAGTPVTNNFLDKCKTLVSQSNDLSSLRAKYPHDVVNHLSCDEARNHYGGVVSLIPIILDLMKEWIAHSEKLPRKALQHVSGPASPGPPAAPVPSARATGTRARVTEHPCRQLTKGSLKPGGAGQGCSKPPWRPPGGKL